Proteins from one Anopheles nili chromosome 2, idAnoNiliSN_F5_01, whole genome shotgun sequence genomic window:
- the LOC128732106 gene encoding calmodulin → MARYFKEQDIDEFRECFYLFARSGHITTLDELTVIMRSLGLSPTIQELTQYLKKKNGRMSFADFLEVMHQHSRVENLPDEVIQAFKAGDKSGRGTIPARQLRHLLQNWGEGLSYREVDNIFREANVSSNGHVRYSDFVRVACAPVPDYY, encoded by the exons TG GCCCGTTATTTCAAGGAACAAGATATTGATG AGTTTCgtgaatgtttttatttgtttgctcgctcggGGCACATAACGACACTGGATGAGCTTACGGTAATCATGCGGTCTCTAGGATTGTCACCTACCATACAGGAGTTGACTCAGtatttgaagaagaaaaacggacGAATGAGCTTTGCCGATTTTCTGGAGGTTATGCATCAACATTCTCGTGTAGAGAACCTTCCTGATGAGGTTATTCAAGCATTTAAAGCAGGCGATAAGAGCGGACGCGGAACCATTCCAGCTCGCCAGCTGCGTCATCTTCTTCAGAATTGGGGCGAAGGGTTGTCTTATCGTGAG GTGGATAACATATTTCGTGAAGCAAACGTGTCCAGCAATGGTCATGTTCGGTACAGTGACTTTGTTCGTGTTGCTTGCGCTCCAGTACCTGACTATTATTGA